From Pseudoalteromonas viridis, the proteins below share one genomic window:
- a CDS encoding two-component regulator propeller domain-containing protein, with product MYQQHKKQTKLCILITVVLWLCSANLLAVPVFSDTAQVMRHYDYESGLSQVSITAIEEDQLGYIWIGTQAGLNRFDGHSFKQFISRQQDPFSLAGAFITSLCHSGESLWIGTSTGLSVYHTVTGRFQSFLSDFSPLILSDRVQSIGCQGADISVTTEDGFYYVIDKATLEPRELALEGDFIRYVTVYKNLVYYLSDQGLVVNNRQTGLTTLLLAGDFKSLTVSGERAFLIGKDNQLTAYDTLFERALWQSNIASDTNLVLHSVFSSAGELFVATSHGVYLLNMKGDIKKRWYKRGNNKSGLQDSSILSVFRDSNSDLWIGTETRGLHFISQLSETFGHVGEYNYPHAPLTNSDVRSFALDASDRLWVATSNGGYIFEQQRFVKAEKVYPQLARFANSFITKVQIVGDHAWLTSRGAGVARLNLVSGEVTYFTPDFGNGPELSFNDITVFKQLVLLSSRTLGLLYYDEAQNQLLPFFAPSVSVPNHVSSVLVDGDGFYFGSVGDGLYHYDGQNIKSLTTNNGLASDIVFMLSRDSHGAVWVASESGVSIINQQFEVEKVLKVADGLANEAIWAMVFDQQEHVWLGTSGGLSRVNIHDHNIDNFLVVDGVQDNEFNYNAAWLAPDGRVFIGGAKGFNQFYPEQIRIAFGIRPLLISSIELLGEVLHPEASSELTLAPELTEKLELTHNQDIVSLHYSSLDYGSERLNFFYRIVGLSDKWLKLADGVRQINLLKLEPGNYQVQTYTVNRFNQKSPVHRFTIQIKAPWWWDWYSKTFYVVALTLSFALWLRQRQARYRQVVNDNRVMNELQQRLELSLWASGDELWDWHLEDKKVYRYCVKPRIDYGRNQTTMTVEDIDQFVHPKDCIAWEEKIESCLEGEQDTYEIAMRVKTLKDQWSWVLERGKVVSRDHHGRPQRIVGALKDIAELKAHQNALQTLNEQLEIKVAMRTDELYKKNQKLEQAMMELKRTQQELIESEKMASLGNVVAGIAHEINTPLGVAITALTHNQECLHNIDEKLQKKQLRQTDLERSNAEQQEGYRLILRNLDRAQMLISNFKQVAVDQSSEVERDINVKDYIADVFSSLLPLSKGKEISLSITGDDDMLVNTYPGAIYQIMTNLFNNSMIHGFEKHPKGKVDVSTYMADTHWLLTYRDDGVGMSKAGLKTLFDPFVTTKRSQGGCGLGMHIVYNLVTQLLKGEISASSTPGEGIEVTIKVPYTPPKGDELEEQSLA from the coding sequence TTGTATCAGCAACACAAAAAACAAACCAAGCTTTGCATCCTGATCACTGTGGTGCTTTGGCTATGCTCTGCAAACCTACTGGCAGTGCCTGTGTTTTCGGACACCGCACAGGTAATGCGTCATTATGACTATGAGTCTGGCCTCAGTCAGGTCAGTATTACGGCGATTGAAGAAGATCAGCTCGGCTATATCTGGATAGGGACCCAGGCGGGTCTCAACCGTTTTGACGGCCACTCCTTTAAGCAGTTTATCAGTCGTCAGCAAGATCCGTTTTCGCTGGCAGGCGCGTTTATCACTTCCTTGTGCCACAGTGGCGAGTCGTTGTGGATTGGCACCAGCACCGGCCTCAGTGTTTATCATACCGTAACGGGCCGTTTTCAGAGCTTTTTGAGTGATTTTAGCCCGCTAATCCTATCCGACAGAGTGCAATCCATTGGCTGTCAGGGAGCAGATATCTCGGTGACCACCGAAGATGGCTTTTACTACGTCATCGACAAAGCTACTTTGGAGCCGCGAGAGCTTGCGCTGGAAGGCGACTTTATCCGTTATGTAACTGTGTATAAAAACCTGGTGTATTACTTATCCGACCAAGGATTGGTGGTTAATAATCGCCAAACCGGGCTTACGACATTGCTGTTAGCCGGCGACTTTAAATCTTTAACGGTCAGTGGTGAGCGTGCCTTTTTGATTGGCAAAGATAATCAGCTCACCGCCTATGATACGTTGTTTGAGCGGGCGTTGTGGCAAAGTAACATTGCGTCGGATACAAACCTGGTACTGCATTCGGTGTTTTCTTCGGCCGGGGAGCTATTTGTTGCAACCAGTCATGGCGTGTATTTGCTTAATATGAAGGGCGACATTAAAAAGCGCTGGTACAAACGGGGCAACAATAAATCGGGTTTACAGGACAGCAGCATTCTTTCGGTGTTCCGCGATAGCAATAGCGATCTGTGGATTGGAACTGAAACCCGGGGTTTACACTTTATCAGCCAGTTGAGCGAAACCTTTGGTCACGTAGGTGAATACAACTACCCACACGCCCCCTTGACTAACTCAGATGTACGCAGTTTTGCGTTGGATGCCTCAGACCGGCTATGGGTTGCGACCTCCAACGGCGGTTATATTTTTGAGCAGCAAAGATTTGTGAAAGCCGAGAAGGTCTATCCGCAGCTTGCGCGCTTTGCCAACAGTTTTATCACTAAGGTGCAGATTGTCGGCGATCATGCCTGGCTGACATCTCGCGGTGCCGGTGTAGCCAGGCTTAACCTGGTAAGCGGCGAAGTCACCTATTTTACCCCCGACTTTGGTAACGGGCCGGAGCTGAGTTTTAACGACATCACGGTGTTCAAACAACTAGTGCTGCTCAGCTCCCGTACTTTAGGTTTACTCTATTATGATGAAGCCCAGAATCAATTGTTGCCTTTTTTTGCGCCATCTGTGTCAGTGCCAAACCATGTGTCGTCGGTGCTGGTGGATGGCGACGGCTTCTATTTTGGCAGTGTTGGTGATGGCCTATATCATTATGACGGCCAGAATATTAAATCACTGACCACCAATAATGGTCTGGCATCAGATATTGTCTTTATGTTGTCCCGTGATTCGCATGGTGCAGTGTGGGTTGCCAGTGAGTCTGGTGTCAGCATTATCAATCAGCAGTTTGAGGTCGAAAAGGTCTTAAAAGTGGCGGATGGTCTGGCCAATGAAGCCATCTGGGCAATGGTATTTGACCAGCAGGAGCATGTCTGGCTTGGTACCAGTGGTGGCCTGAGCCGGGTGAATATTCACGACCATAACATCGACAATTTCCTGGTGGTCGATGGTGTACAGGATAACGAGTTTAACTATAACGCCGCCTGGCTGGCGCCGGATGGTCGGGTGTTTATTGGCGGGGCCAAAGGGTTTAATCAATTTTATCCGGAGCAGATCCGGATTGCCTTTGGGATCCGGCCATTACTTATTTCCAGTATCGAATTGCTGGGTGAAGTTTTACACCCTGAGGCCAGCAGTGAACTGACGCTGGCCCCCGAGCTGACTGAAAAACTGGAGCTCACGCACAATCAGGACATTGTTTCTTTGCATTATTCCAGCCTGGATTATGGCTCGGAGCGTTTGAACTTTTTTTATCGGATTGTCGGGCTGAGCGACAAATGGCTTAAGCTGGCCGATGGCGTCAGACAGATCAATCTGCTCAAACTGGAACCCGGTAATTATCAGGTTCAGACCTATACCGTAAATCGCTTTAACCAGAAGTCCCCGGTGCATCGCTTTACCATTCAAATCAAGGCGCCCTGGTGGTGGGACTGGTATTCAAAAACTTTTTATGTCGTGGCATTAACCCTGAGTTTTGCTTTGTGGCTCAGGCAGCGTCAGGCCCGCTACCGTCAGGTGGTGAATGACAACCGGGTGATGAACGAGCTGCAACAGCGCCTGGAGCTGAGCTTATGGGCCAGCGGTGACGAATTATGGGACTGGCACCTCGAAGACAAAAAAGTCTATCGTTACTGTGTAAAGCCGCGCATTGATTATGGCAGAAACCAAACCACCATGACGGTTGAGGACATTGACCAGTTTGTCCATCCAAAAGACTGTATAGCGTGGGAGGAAAAGATCGAATCATGTCTCGAAGGTGAGCAGGATACCTATGAAATCGCCATGCGGGTTAAAACGCTAAAAGATCAATGGAGCTGGGTGTTGGAGCGCGGTAAGGTCGTAAGTCGTGACCATCATGGTCGGCCACAACGTATTGTGGGGGCATTAAAAGACATAGCAGAATTAAAAGCACATCAAAATGCGCTGCAAACGCTGAACGAGCAGCTCGAAATCAAAGTGGCGATGCGCACGGATGAACTGTACAAGAAAAATCAAAAACTCGAGCAGGCGATGATGGAGCTTAAACGCACCCAGCAGGAATTAATAGAAAGCGAGAAAATGGCGTCGTTGGGTAACGTGGTAGCCGGAATCGCGCATGAGATAAATACGCCACTGGGCGTGGCCATTACTGCCCTGACACACAATCAGGAATGTTTGCATAATATCGACGAAAAGTTGCAGAAAAAGCAGTTACGCCAAACAGATTTAGAGCGCTCAAATGCCGAGCAGCAAGAGGGGTACCGACTGATCCTGCGTAATCTGGACCGGGCTCAGATGCTGATCAGCAACTTCAAACAGGTTGCCGTCGATCAGTCCAGTGAGGTAGAGCGGGATATCAATGTGAAAGACTATATTGCCGATGTGTTCAGTTCTTTATTGCCGCTCAGCAAAGGTAAAGAGATCAGCTTGTCCATTACAGGAGACGATGACATGCTGGTGAATACCTATCCGGGCGCCATCTACCAGATCATGACCAACCTGTTTAACAATTCAATGATTCATGGCTTTGAAAAGCATCCAAAAGGCAAGGTCGACGTATCAACCTATATGGCTGATACGCACTGGTTGCTGACCTATCGCGATGACGGGGTAGGGATGTCAAAAGCGGGCCTGAAAACCTTGTTTGACCCGTTTGTCACCACCAAAAGAAGCCAGGGGGGTTGCGGTTTGGGCATGCACATAGTGTATAACCTGGTCACGCAGCTGCTCAAAGGCGAGATCTCGGCGAGTTCAACCCCGGGAGAAGGCATTGAAGTCACCATTAAGGTGCCGTATACCCCACCTAAAGGCGACGAACTTGAGGAGCAAAGCCTTGCCTGA
- a CDS encoding metallophosphatase gives MPANSPHLPYVLLGPMVRRAEPTQFCLQFVTTAAPDFEIEVEGTEVESQLSEIRLGTYLYLCFVLVTPKAGRFACDVNLSYRVKANGQWLDLSELSYTEAPQLMIPNTLHSVLHGSCRNPHHHSRDSLASADDYLSDTLHDSAKRPALLIMSGDQIYADDVAGPMLMAAHSLIAQLEIYPEDNVALSLPDSLQQQLYQRHHWLPKTPWQERSKWTLGHWLKKDEVHFSSVKAGNHLVTLEEFIACYVLNFSSQAWQLVDLPQLHGQSLNHAQSLEFAADKRALQGFIDTLPAAQRLFANVSTLMMFDDHDVTDDWNLTARWEQNIANSPASRRIIANGLISYWLFQGMGNDALAATGKLLDGFTQSLTAHNKWALTSFDKALHRFTQWHYCLETQPKVVVVDTRTHRWRNEQDFNEPSGLMDWETLMELQEQMLDQDSVLLVSPAPVFGVKAIETIQAVFNACGHPLVVDVENWMAHEGAAKKLIDIFKREDTPSETIILSGDVHYSFCFSVAARFGRHDNRIWQLTSSGIKNEFPKRLLHVLEKLDTWLFAPWSPFNLFTKRWQLSVRKHHSDSPKKRYLVSASAISLVELEQGRLSRYRLLRGDGEVTEFALTEHDDTCC, from the coding sequence ATGCCAGCTAACAGCCCCCATTTACCTTATGTGCTGCTCGGCCCTATGGTGCGCCGGGCAGAACCCACGCAATTTTGCCTGCAGTTTGTGACCACGGCGGCGCCCGACTTTGAGATTGAAGTTGAGGGCACTGAAGTGGAGTCTCAGCTGAGCGAAATACGCCTCGGGACTTACCTGTATCTTTGCTTTGTGTTGGTCACGCCAAAAGCAGGCCGCTTTGCGTGTGATGTCAACTTAAGCTATCGCGTTAAGGCGAACGGGCAATGGCTGGACTTAAGTGAGCTCAGCTATACTGAGGCGCCTCAGTTAATGATCCCCAATACCTTGCATAGTGTGTTGCACGGTTCCTGTCGTAATCCCCATCATCACAGTCGGGACAGTCTGGCAAGTGCAGACGATTACCTGAGTGATACTTTGCACGATAGCGCTAAACGGCCCGCTTTACTAATTATGTCCGGCGACCAGATTTATGCAGACGATGTGGCAGGCCCTATGCTGATGGCGGCGCATTCACTGATCGCGCAGCTTGAGATCTATCCTGAGGACAATGTTGCGCTGAGCTTGCCTGACTCGCTACAGCAGCAGCTCTATCAGCGCCATCATTGGTTGCCAAAAACGCCCTGGCAGGAGCGCAGTAAATGGACGCTGGGCCACTGGTTGAAAAAAGACGAAGTCCATTTCTCCAGTGTCAAAGCCGGTAATCACTTGGTTACGCTGGAAGAATTTATTGCCTGCTATGTGCTTAATTTCAGTTCTCAGGCCTGGCAGTTAGTTGACTTGCCGCAGTTGCACGGACAGTCGCTGAACCACGCACAGTCACTGGAATTTGCCGCCGATAAGCGGGCACTGCAAGGGTTTATAGATACTTTGCCCGCCGCACAGCGTTTGTTTGCCAATGTGTCTACCCTGATGATGTTTGACGACCATGATGTAACCGACGACTGGAACCTGACCGCCCGCTGGGAGCAAAATATTGCCAATTCGCCGGCGAGTCGTCGGATCATCGCCAACGGACTGATCAGTTACTGGCTGTTTCAGGGCATGGGCAATGATGCGCTGGCTGCAACCGGTAAGTTGCTCGACGGATTTACACAAAGTCTGACTGCGCACAATAAATGGGCGCTGACCAGCTTTGACAAAGCCCTGCACCGTTTTACCCAATGGCATTATTGCCTGGAAACACAACCCAAAGTGGTGGTAGTTGATACACGCACACACCGCTGGCGCAATGAGCAAGACTTCAACGAGCCAAGCGGACTGATGGATTGGGAAACCCTGATGGAGCTGCAGGAGCAAATGCTGGATCAGGACAGCGTGCTGTTGGTCAGCCCGGCGCCGGTGTTTGGGGTTAAGGCCATTGAAACCATACAGGCCGTATTCAATGCCTGTGGGCACCCTTTGGTGGTTGATGTTGAGAACTGGATGGCTCATGAGGGGGCCGCGAAAAAGCTGATCGACATTTTTAAGCGCGAAGATACGCCCTCAGAAACCATTATTCTCTCGGGCGACGTCCATTATTCGTTTTGTTTCTCAGTGGCCGCTCGATTTGGCCGCCATGATAATCGCATCTGGCAGCTTACCTCTTCAGGGATCAAAAATGAGTTTCCCAAGCGATTGCTGCATGTGCTCGAAAAGCTGGATACCTGGCTGTTTGCGCCCTGGAGCCCGTTTAACCTGTTCACAAAACGCTGGCAACTGTCGGTGCGCAAACATCACAGTGACAGCCCTAAAAAACGCTACCTGGTGAGCGCGTCAGCGATCAGCCTGGTCGAATTAGAACAGGGGCGCTTAAGTCGCTACCGGCTGTTAAGGGGTGATGGCGAAGTGACCGAATTTGCGCTGACAGAGCACGATGACACGTGTTGTTAG
- a CDS encoding TatD family hydrolase has product MIVDSHCHLDRLDFDKIGKDLPEILSDARAKQVEHFLCVSVTLAQFPAMLEKILPFDDVSASCGVHPLNQDDALDPALLRELAQHPKVVAIGETGLDYYYSKDTHQVQRDSFAQHIDIANELSKPLIIHTRDARQDTLDIMRAHNAQQCGGVLHCFTENWEMAKQAIDMGFYISISGIVTFKNAVELQDVVKRLPLDRLLIETDSPYLAPVPHRGKTNQPAYVQDVAYFIADLKGISYKELACATTDNFYRLFGLAQRGNAS; this is encoded by the coding sequence ATGATTGTAGATTCTCATTGCCACCTGGACAGGCTGGACTTTGATAAAATAGGCAAAGACCTGCCTGAGATCCTATCCGATGCCCGAGCCAAACAGGTGGAGCACTTTTTGTGTGTGAGCGTGACCCTGGCGCAATTTCCAGCCATGCTGGAAAAGATTTTACCCTTTGACGATGTGTCTGCATCTTGCGGCGTACACCCGCTTAACCAGGACGATGCACTGGACCCGGCATTGCTCAGAGAGCTGGCGCAACATCCTAAGGTGGTGGCCATCGGCGAAACGGGCCTGGATTATTACTATTCAAAAGACACCCACCAGGTGCAAAGAGACAGTTTTGCACAGCACATTGATATTGCCAATGAGCTGAGCAAGCCACTGATCATCCATACCCGCGACGCCAGGCAGGACACCCTGGATATTATGCGTGCGCATAACGCGCAGCAGTGTGGCGGTGTTTTGCATTGTTTCACCGAAAACTGGGAGATGGCTAAGCAAGCCATTGATATGGGATTTTATATCTCTATTTCCGGGATTGTGACCTTTAAGAATGCTGTTGAGCTGCAAGATGTCGTAAAACGTTTACCTCTCGACAGACTACTGATTGAAACGGACTCGCCGTATCTGGCGCCGGTACCGCATCGTGGTAAAACCAATCAGCCTGCCTACGTACAGGATGTTGCTTATTTTATTGCGGATTTAAAAGGGATTAGTTACAAGGAGTTAGCTTGCGCCACAACGGACAACTTCTACCGTTTGTTTGGCCTTGCTCAGCGTGGTAATGCCAGCTAA
- a CDS encoding PilZ domain-containing protein gives MQEILVDFEDNDELYRSYMPYQKSGGLFVQTNSRYEMGQALTLRITLPDALEEDVVTGKVVWITPQGAQNSNPPGIGVGFETEDELLNDKIVKILGTKLNSGKPTYTM, from the coding sequence GTGCAAGAAATACTCGTTGATTTTGAAGACAATGACGAACTATATCGCAGTTATATGCCTTATCAGAAAAGTGGTGGTTTGTTTGTGCAAACCAATAGCCGCTACGAGATGGGGCAGGCACTGACGCTGCGCATTACTTTACCCGATGCGCTGGAAGAAGACGTTGTTACCGGTAAAGTCGTCTGGATCACGCCACAAGGGGCGCAGAATTCTAATCCGCCCGGCATTGGTGTGGGGTTTGAAACTGAAGATGAATTGCTGAACGATAAAATAGTAAAAATACTGGGCACTAAGCTGAATTCCGGCAAGCCCACCTACACCATGTAA
- the holB gene encoding DNA polymerase III subunit delta', which yields MYPWLESVFTQLQTSYQQQRFHHAQMLYGMVGVGKLEFAHTLAAALLCKQAGTSLVACGQCKSCLLLEADNHPDKLLIAAESQSISVDAIRSLNDFIFHSAQQGGNKVVVIDGIEKLTESAANALLKTLEEPAKGRYLLLLCNDTARVTATVLSRCNKMNVAVVDGRGVEQWLAEQGVHTGQYPWVSQFISQPLLLLRWAQAQQLGDIDALWQQAQRLGEGVNSETLSKALQADTSLIKIFCGFAVAVINAKMASGQLDFIKAQAAITSIRRFSVDQQTVLGLNLSLSLSRLCYQLQQTLS from the coding sequence ATGTATCCTTGGCTAGAATCGGTTTTTACCCAATTGCAGACCAGTTATCAGCAACAGCGTTTCCATCATGCGCAGATGTTGTATGGTATGGTGGGAGTGGGAAAACTGGAGTTTGCACACACGCTCGCTGCGGCACTGCTATGTAAGCAAGCAGGCACATCACTGGTTGCCTGCGGGCAATGCAAAAGCTGTTTGTTACTGGAAGCCGACAACCATCCCGATAAGCTACTGATCGCCGCTGAGTCTCAGAGCATCAGTGTTGATGCGATACGTAGTCTAAACGACTTTATCTTTCACTCAGCGCAGCAGGGTGGCAATAAAGTGGTGGTGATCGATGGCATAGAAAAACTCACCGAGTCTGCGGCCAATGCATTACTAAAAACCCTGGAAGAGCCCGCCAAAGGCCGATATTTACTGCTACTGTGTAATGATACTGCCCGCGTTACGGCCACCGTGTTGAGCCGCTGCAATAAGATGAATGTGGCGGTAGTTGATGGCAGAGGGGTTGAGCAATGGCTAGCAGAGCAGGGTGTCCATACCGGGCAATATCCCTGGGTCAGTCAGTTTATCTCGCAGCCGCTACTCTTGCTCAGGTGGGCGCAGGCACAACAGCTGGGTGATATCGATGCTTTGTGGCAGCAGGCGCAGCGTCTTGGAGAAGGGGTAAATAGCGAGACATTGAGCAAGGCTTTGCAGGCAGACACTAGCCTGATCAAAATATTTTGCGGGTTTGCCGTGGCCGTCATCAACGCTAAAATGGCATCGGGACAGCTGGATTTCATCAAAGCGCAGGCGGCTATCACCAGCATAAGGCGGTTTTCAGTAGACCAGCAAACTGTGTTAGGCTTAAACTTGTCCCTGAGTCTGTCACGATTGTGCTATCAGTTGCAGCAAACCTTAAGTTAG
- the tmk gene encoding dTMP kinase encodes MSKGFMLVCDGSNGAGKTTVIQGIADYLEQQGYDVVLTREPGGTPIGEKVRSVILDPSTPEMGSMTELMLFGAARAQHVEEKIRPALEVGKVVISDRFDAATFSFQHYARGIDLETITTINELALGGFKPDMNLILDLDPQLGLQRVSQRGEGLDRLEDEKMEFLHRAREGYLAQAKADPARFSVIDASQDKQSVLSDCLKVVDAVIATSRNSKND; translated from the coding sequence ATGAGTAAAGGTTTTATGTTGGTTTGTGATGGCAGTAACGGTGCTGGCAAAACAACAGTGATCCAAGGCATTGCCGATTATCTTGAGCAACAAGGGTATGACGTGGTTCTGACCCGCGAACCGGGCGGTACGCCAATCGGTGAAAAAGTCCGTAGCGTTATCCTCGATCCCAGTACACCAGAAATGGGATCAATGACTGAGCTGATGTTATTTGGCGCGGCCCGTGCGCAACACGTCGAGGAAAAAATCCGTCCGGCTCTTGAGGTCGGCAAAGTAGTGATCTCTGATCGCTTTGATGCCGCAACATTCAGCTTTCAGCATTACGCACGTGGCATCGACCTTGAGACGATCACAACCATTAATGAGCTGGCATTAGGTGGCTTCAAGCCAGATATGAACCTTATCCTGGATTTAGACCCTCAGTTGGGTCTGCAACGCGTCAGTCAGCGCGGTGAAGGGCTGGATCGCCTCGAAGATGAAAAGATGGAGTTTTTACACCGTGCCCGTGAGGGCTACCTGGCTCAGGCTAAGGCCGACCCTGCGCGTTTTAGTGTAATTGATGCATCCCAGGACAAACAATCGGTGCTGTCGGATTGCCTCAAAGTGGTTGATGCTGTGATTGCAACAAGCCGTAACAGCAAAAACGATTAG
- a CDS encoding DUF6765 family protein: MQIDLHHAMTWVVARDAGFSPAQATTIAHAAQYVDDATNYGHIEFGNGAAYERIATAHKMLEYRNLDSLKNMKVWVPFHFLPGNGGLPAGQNPSGRFIQKLICQPHSYVAKDMVAEVLADKDRPHSLHRLGITAHVFIDTWGHRGFAGVDHPVNHVRNIKDHNGQTHHSLIAKVSGYFANILQDNIPSLGHGQALSHPDLPHQHWSYQNGLGEHIERNNPIDFLQAADELCKVFQTYLVKPITGLSPNVKQHIAQCFAQFTSDDPELRHQQWLDAIAADRFGLGAYRLSYIAKGPGSWKHQALGTTLAQGDEACYDYHPDFLRSDWKHFHDAAKKHRQSIIVDILPKYGICVS, encoded by the coding sequence ATGCAAATTGATCTTCATCACGCTATGACCTGGGTAGTAGCCCGAGATGCCGGCTTCTCGCCTGCTCAGGCCACCACCATTGCCCACGCGGCACAATATGTGGATGATGCCACCAACTATGGCCACATTGAATTTGGCAATGGCGCAGCCTATGAACGTATTGCGACCGCTCATAAAATGCTTGAGTATCGCAATCTGGACAGCCTGAAAAACATGAAAGTCTGGGTGCCATTTCATTTTTTACCGGGCAATGGCGGACTACCGGCGGGACAAAATCCCAGTGGCCGCTTTATTCAAAAGCTGATTTGTCAGCCGCACTCATATGTGGCCAAGGACATGGTCGCAGAGGTGTTAGCGGACAAAGACCGCCCTCATTCATTGCACCGGCTGGGTATCACAGCACACGTGTTTATCGACACCTGGGGTCACCGGGGCTTTGCCGGTGTTGACCACCCGGTCAATCATGTGCGCAATATCAAAGATCATAATGGCCAGACACATCACTCGCTGATTGCAAAAGTCAGCGGATATTTTGCCAATATCCTGCAAGACAATATTCCCAGCCTGGGCCATGGTCAGGCGTTGTCTCATCCGGACTTGCCCCACCAGCACTGGTCTTATCAAAATGGTTTAGGGGAACACATTGAGCGCAATAACCCGATTGACTTTTTGCAGGCCGCAGACGAGCTGTGTAAGGTTTTTCAGACGTATCTGGTCAAGCCCATCACCGGGTTATCGCCGAATGTAAAGCAACATATTGCACAGTGTTTTGCTCAGTTCACCAGTGATGATCCTGAGCTACGACACCAGCAGTGGTTGGATGCCATTGCCGCCGACCGCTTTGGTCTGGGTGCGTACCGGCTCAGTTATATCGCCAAAGGTCCGGGCTCCTGGAAACATCAGGCCTTGGGCACCACACTGGCGCAGGGCGATGAAGCTTGCTACGACTACCACCCGGACTTTTTGCGCAGTGACTGGAAACACTTTCATGATGCGGCGAAAAAACATCGTCAAAGCATCATTGTGGATATTTTGCCCAAATATGGGATCTGTGTCAGTTAA
- a CDS encoding cupin domain-containing protein, which yields MDNIAFSFSTLLLLSSMSVSAEQAHSGKIQVETLTKQQHSWNGAVLPAYPEGQPEVQIMRFTIPAGQTLPMHKHPYINAGLLLSGELQVETHSGDIIHIKAGDTLVEVVNTWHWGKSIGKEAAQIVVFYAGVKDQPVTLKKQ from the coding sequence ATGGACAATATCGCTTTTTCCTTCTCGACCCTGTTGCTGCTGAGTTCTATGAGTGTCAGTGCAGAGCAAGCGCACAGCGGAAAAATTCAGGTTGAGACCCTGACCAAACAGCAGCACAGCTGGAATGGTGCAGTTTTACCTGCCTATCCTGAAGGCCAGCCTGAGGTGCAGATCATGCGTTTTACCATTCCCGCGGGTCAGACGTTGCCAATGCATAAGCACCCGTATATTAATGCCGGGCTGTTGTTAAGCGGCGAGTTGCAGGTCGAAACACATAGCGGGGATATCATCCACATCAAAGCGGGCGATACCCTGGTCGAGGTCGTCAATACCTGGCACTGGGGCAAGAGCATAGGCAAAGAAGCCGCGCAGATAGTGGTGTTTTATGCCGGCGTTAAAGATCAGCCGGTGACACTCAAAAAACAATAG
- a CDS encoding kinase yields MDKPSTLSPWQQAFCDNQGLDAQYIQPLAPVTRWLAQQVEQQVPLCLGISGSQGSGKSTLAAYLKAYLIQLGLNAECVSLDDFYLSRGERTKRGADIHPLFQTRGVPGTHNTELAGNVLAQFRARQPLTLPRFDKSMDEPFEPEKWTKTEALDVLIVEGWCLGVGPQTEQQLSDPINPLEQNQDPEGRYRCAVNHFLKTDYEPLFAQLDKLIFLNAQAFTHVARWRFEQEQKLSLSGAQARRMSQPEVAHFVQFFQRLTQWGLATLPEQCDIMLRLSPQRQITETVLHN; encoded by the coding sequence GGTTACACGCTGGCTGGCGCAGCAGGTTGAGCAACAGGTGCCTTTGTGCCTTGGGATCAGTGGCTCACAGGGCAGTGGCAAGTCAACACTGGCGGCGTATTTAAAAGCGTATCTGATACAGCTCGGCCTCAATGCTGAATGTGTATCGCTGGATGACTTTTATCTGAGCCGGGGCGAGCGTACAAAACGTGGCGCAGATATTCACCCCTTGTTTCAAACCCGCGGTGTCCCCGGCACGCATAACACTGAATTAGCAGGGAACGTGCTTGCGCAATTTCGAGCCCGTCAACCTTTGACCTTACCCCGCTTCGACAAGTCCATGGATGAACCATTTGAACCGGAAAAATGGACAAAGACCGAGGCGCTGGATGTCCTCATTGTCGAGGGCTGGTGTCTGGGCGTCGGGCCACAAACTGAGCAACAACTCAGTGATCCGATTAATCCTTTAGAGCAAAACCAGGATCCAGAAGGGCGTTATCGCTGTGCAGTTAATCACTTTCTTAAAACAGACTATGAGCCGCTGTTTGCGCAGCTGGACAAGCTTATTTTCCTCAACGCACAGGCGTTTACTCATGTTGCCCGCTGGCGCTTTGAACAGGAGCAAAAACTTAGCCTGTCTGGCGCTCAGGCGCGCCGTATGTCGCAGCCGGAAGTGGCGCATTTTGTGCAGTTTTTTCAGCGTCTGACACAGTGGGGCTTAGCAACTTTGCCAGAGCAATGCGACATCATGCTCAGGCTCTCGCCGCAGCGCCAGATCACCGAGACGGTGCTTCACAATTAA